TGCTTGCCATTCTCGGCCTTGCCGCGCCGGCGGCGCCGCTTTCGGCCGAGCAGGAAATCCGCGGCGCGATCGATCTGCACGCGATGGAAGGCAGCGTCGAACGCGAAGACCGGCTGCGTCTGGTGGGCGCCCTCGACCTCAAGGAGCTGACGGTCGAGGACGTGATGATCCACCGCAAGAACATCCAGATGCTCAACGCCGAACTCGACATGCGCCAGCTGGTGATGAAGGCGCTGGCGAGCCCGCATACGCGCCTGCCGCTGTACCGCGGCGAGAAAGAAGAGATCATCGGCATCCTGCACGCCAAGGACCTGCTGCGCGCCGCCTTGCCACTCGGCGGAGACCTGTCGAAGCTCGACCTCGAAAGCGTGTTGCGCAAACCCTGGTTCGTGCCGGAAACAACGCCGGTGAAGGACCAGCTCGACCAGTTCCTGTCGAAGGGGCAACACTTTGCGCTCGTCGTCGACGAGTATGGCGAACTGCAGGGCATGATCACGCTCGAAGACATCCTCGAGGAGATCGTCGGCGCGATCCATGACGAACATGACGTGCAGATCCAGGGCGTGCGCGCGCAGCCGGATGGTTCGGTAAACGTCGATGGCTGGGTGCCGATCCGCGACCTCAACCGCGCGACCGGCTGGAACCTGCCGGATGACGAGGCGGTGACGGTGGCCGGC
The genomic region above belongs to Acidobacteriota bacterium and contains:
- a CDS encoding HlyC/CorC family transporter — its product is MIAGYLIAIAILLCMSAFFSGSETALTAASRARMHQLEKEGDKRARSVNRLLASREDFIGAILLGNNLVNILASVLATTMFTALFGQGGLALAVATAVMTATVLIFSEVLPKTYAITRPDSVALVVAGPIGILVRVASWIIKLIQFIVNQVLAILGLAAPAAPLSAEQEIRGAIDLHAMEGSVEREDRLRLVGALDLKELTVEDVMIHRKNIQMLNAELDMRQLVMKALASPHTRLPLYRGEKEEIIGILHAKDLLRAALPLGGDLSKLDLESVLRKPWFVPETTPVKDQLDQFLSKGQHFALVVDEYGELQGMITLEDILEEIVGAIHDEHDVQIQGVRAQPDGSVNVDGWVPIRDLNRATGWNLPDDEAVTVAGLVIHEAQTIPEPTQTFVFHGYRFNILRRQRNQVTGVNISRVEPA